One region of Termitidicoccus mucosus genomic DNA includes:
- the tyrS gene encoding tyrosine--tRNA ligase, which translates to MNLIEDLKYRGLLADCTDESTLAERLAQGPVTLYCGFDPTGDSLHVGHLMGQLTLRRFQLAGHHPLPLAGGATGMIGDPSGRSSERNLLTPEQLAHNVSSITRQLSRLLDFEAPANPARIVNNADWTVGVSFLDFLRDVGKHFSVNMMIAKDSVRSRMEGDTGISYTEFSYMLLQAHDFYHLRKTLDCELQIGGSDQWGNITAGTDLIRKKLGVPAWGWTFPLITKADGTKFGKTASGAVWLDPEKTSPYKFYQFFVNTEDSMVIPYLKKFTFLARDEIETLAAAHAANPGAREAHRALARAVTTLVHGQTVCDDAIRASQIMFGGGLEGIGEAVFQDVVGEIPTKDIPRAKLEEKTPAGATGAPLTDLLVHAGLSASKGQARKDIEGGGIYINNQRETSGARAVASDALLFGKYLLLRKGKKSYAVLRAV; encoded by the coding sequence ATGAACCTGATCGAAGACCTGAAATACCGCGGCCTGCTGGCCGACTGCACCGACGAAAGCACGCTCGCCGAGCGTCTCGCGCAAGGGCCGGTCACGTTGTATTGCGGCTTCGACCCCACCGGCGATTCCCTCCACGTCGGCCACCTCATGGGCCAGCTCACCCTCCGCCGTTTCCAGCTCGCCGGGCATCATCCGCTGCCGCTCGCCGGAGGAGCGACCGGCATGATCGGCGATCCTTCCGGCCGCTCCTCCGAACGCAACCTCCTCACGCCGGAGCAGCTCGCGCACAACGTCTCCAGCATCACCCGCCAGCTCTCGCGCCTCCTCGATTTCGAAGCCCCCGCCAATCCCGCCCGCATCGTCAACAACGCCGACTGGACGGTCGGCGTTTCCTTCCTCGATTTCCTCCGCGACGTCGGAAAGCACTTTTCCGTCAACATGATGATCGCCAAGGACAGCGTCCGCTCCCGCATGGAAGGCGACACCGGCATCAGCTACACCGAGTTCAGCTACATGCTCCTCCAGGCGCATGACTTCTACCACCTGCGCAAAACCCTGGACTGCGAACTCCAGATCGGCGGCTCCGACCAGTGGGGCAACATCACCGCCGGCACCGACCTCATTCGCAAAAAACTCGGCGTCCCCGCCTGGGGCTGGACCTTCCCGCTCATCACCAAGGCCGACGGCACCAAGTTCGGCAAGACCGCCTCCGGCGCCGTCTGGCTCGATCCCGAAAAAACCAGCCCCTACAAGTTCTACCAGTTCTTCGTCAACACCGAGGACAGCATGGTGATTCCCTACCTGAAGAAATTCACCTTCCTCGCCCGCGACGAAATCGAAACCCTCGCCGCCGCGCACGCCGCCAACCCCGGCGCCCGCGAGGCCCACCGCGCCCTCGCCCGCGCCGTGACCACGCTCGTGCACGGCCAGACCGTTTGCGACGACGCCATCCGCGCCAGCCAGATCATGTTCGGCGGCGGACTTGAAGGCATCGGCGAAGCCGTCTTCCAGGATGTCGTCGGCGAAATCCCCACCAAGGACATCCCGCGCGCGAAGCTGGAGGAAAAAACACCCGCGGGCGCGACCGGCGCCCCGCTGACGGACCTCCTTGTCCACGCCGGCCTCAGCGCGTCGAAAGGCCAGGCCCGCAAGGACATCGAGGGCGGCGGCATTTATATCAACAACCAGCGCGAGACCAGCGGCGCGCGCGCCGTCGCCAGCGACGCGCTTTTGTTCGGGAAATATCTCCTCCTGCGCAAAGGCAAAAAATCATACGCCGTGCTGCGGGCGGTGTGA